One window from the genome of Corvus moneduloides isolate bCorMon1 chromosome 9, bCorMon1.pri, whole genome shotgun sequence encodes:
- the STXBP3 gene encoding syntaxin-binding protein 3 isoform X1, protein MAPAVRGLKGFVWQKLKSAVFDDFRKEEEWKIMLLDDYTTKLLSMCCKMTDLLAEGITVVENVYKDREPVPHMKAIYLITPTKKSVDGLIDDFISKSSSRYKAAYVYFTDFCSDSLFNKIKSSCAKSIKRCKEINISFFPYESQVFTLNIPDAFYRCYSPTLEKTKDKDAVLQVMAEQIVTLCATLDENPGVRYRSGLSDRASKLAQLVEKALENYYRTDEKSQIKAKTHSQLIIIDRGFDPVSTVLHELTFQAMAYDLLPIENDTYKYKTEGSGGKEKEAILEEDDDLWVKMRHKHIADVIEEIPKLLKEASSKTKAAEGKLSISALSQLMKKMPLYRKEISKQVVHLNIAEDCMSKFKSNIERLCKTEQDLALGTDAEGQTVKDSMRVLLPVLLNKSHDSHDKIRAILLYIFSTNGTTQENLDKLIQNVQIESDSDMIRNWKYLDVPVISSFVAQQHKYPRRDRSKEETFQLSRWTPVIKDVMEDAIENKLDSKDWPYCSRCPPTWNGSGAVSARQKPRASYREERRSSARLIIFVIGGVTHSEMRSAYEVSEAYKSCEVVIVSSQTFTSACALPSVILATLTAFGSRKADKLVQNCSLWKEDKC, encoded by the exons ATGGCGCCGGCGGTGCGGGGGCTGAAGGGCTTCGTGTGGCAGA AGCTAAAATCAGCAGTGTTTGATGACTttagaaaagaggaagaatggAAG ataATGCTTTTAGATGATTACACTACTAAATTACTGTCAATGTGCTGCAAAATGACTGATCTACTGGCAGAGGGTATCACAG TGGTGGAGAATGTGTATAAAGACCGTGAGCCTGTCCCACACATGAAAGCAATATATTTAATAACTCCCACCAAAAAG TCTGTAGATGGACTGATTGATGACTTCATCTCTAAATCATCCAGCAGATACAAAGCAGCATACGTGTATTTCACTGACT tttGTTCTGACAGCCTCTTCAATAAAATTAAGTCTTCATGTGCAAAATCAATAAAGAGATGCAAGGAGATCaacatttccttcttcccttaTGAGTCTCAG GTATTTACTCTCAACATCCCAGATGCATTCTACCGCTGCTACAGTCCAACTCTGGAAAAGACAAAGGATAAAGATGCTGTACTGCAAGTAATGGCTGAACAAATTGTTACCTTATGTGCCACACTAGATGAGAATCCAGGAGTACGATATAGAAG tgGACTATCTGATAGAGCCAGCAAACTTGCACAGCTTGTTGAAAAAGCTCTTGAAAACTACTACAGAACAGATGAGAAAAGTCAAATAAAG GCTAAAACCCACTCTCAACTAATAATAATTGATCGTGGCTTTGACCCTGTATCAACTGTACTCCATGAGCTCACCTTCCAGGCAATGGCATATGATCTGCTACCCATTGAAAATGATACTTACAA ATACAAAACAGAAGGCTCtggtgggaaggaaaaggaggcaaTTTTGGAGGAAGATGATGACCTGTGGGTGAAGATGCGGCACAAGCATATTGCAGATGTGATAGA agaaatacCAAAACTTCTGAAAGAAGCTTCatcaaaaacaaaagcagcagaaggaaag TTATCCATATCTGCTCTGTCCCAGTTGATGAAGAAGATGCCACTGTATCGTAAAGAGATTAGTAAG CAAGTTGTGCATCTTAACATAGCAGAAGATTGCATGAGCAAGTTCAAATCTAACATAGAAAGGCTCTGTAAAACTGAACAG gacTTGGCTCTTGGAACTGATGCAGAAGGTCAAACAGTAAAAGACTCCATGAGGGTCCTCCTTCCAGTTCTGCTTAACAAAAGTCATGACAGCCATGACAAAATCAGAGCTATTCTCCTGTATATCTTTAGCACAAATG GAACTACCCAGGAGAACTTGGACAAGCTGATCCAGAATGTACAAATAGAAAGTGATAGTGATATGATAAGAAATTGGAAATACCTTGATGTTCCTGTTATCTCTTCA TTTGTTGCTCAGCAGCATAAATATCCAAGAAGGGACCGCTCTAAAGAAGAAACCTTTCAGCTTTCTAGGTGGACTCCTGTTATCAAAGATGTTATGGAG GATGCTATAGAAAACAAATTAGATTCAAAAGACTGGCCTTATTGTTCCCGGTGTCCTCCCACTTGGAATGGTTCAGGAGCAGTGAG CGCACGCCAGAAACCTAGAGCGAGTTACAGGGAGGAGCGGAGGAGCAGCGCGAGGCTGATTATATTTGTGATTGGAGGAGTCACACACTCGGAGATGCGCAGCGCTTACGAAGTGTCTGAGGCCTACAAGTCCTGTGAAGTTGTTATTG TTTCCTCACAAACTTTTACATCTGCCTGTGCTTTACCTTCAGTGATACTTGCTACTCTCACTGCTTTTGGAAGTAGGAAAGCTGACAAACTAGTGCAAAATTGCTCACTTTGGAAGGAAGATAagtgttaa
- the STXBP3 gene encoding syntaxin-binding protein 3 isoform X3: MAPAVRGLKGFVWQMVENVYKDREPVPHMKAIYLITPTKKSVDGLIDDFISKSSSRYKAAYVYFTDFCSDSLFNKIKSSCAKSIKRCKEINISFFPYESQVFTLNIPDAFYRCYSPTLEKTKDKDAVLQVMAEQIVTLCATLDENPGVRYRSGLSDRASKLAQLVEKALENYYRTDEKSQIKAKTHSQLIIIDRGFDPVSTVLHELTFQAMAYDLLPIENDTYKYKTEGSGGKEKEAILEEDDDLWVKMRHKHIADVIEEIPKLLKEASSKTKAAEGKLSISALSQLMKKMPLYRKEISKQVVHLNIAEDCMSKFKSNIERLCKTEQDLALGTDAEGQTVKDSMRVLLPVLLNKSHDSHDKIRAILLYIFSTNGTTQENLDKLIQNVQIESDSDMIRNWKYLDVPVISSFVAQQHKYPRRDRSKEETFQLSRWTPVIKDVMEDAIENKLDSKDWPYCSRCPPTWNGSGAVSARQKPRASYREERRSSARLIIFVIGGVTHSEMRSAYEVSEAYKSCEVVIVSSQTFTSACALPSVILATLTAFGSRKADKLVQNCSLWKEDKC, translated from the exons ATGGCGCCGGCGGTGCGGGGGCTGAAGGGCTTCGTGTGGCAGA TGGTGGAGAATGTGTATAAAGACCGTGAGCCTGTCCCACACATGAAAGCAATATATTTAATAACTCCCACCAAAAAG TCTGTAGATGGACTGATTGATGACTTCATCTCTAAATCATCCAGCAGATACAAAGCAGCATACGTGTATTTCACTGACT tttGTTCTGACAGCCTCTTCAATAAAATTAAGTCTTCATGTGCAAAATCAATAAAGAGATGCAAGGAGATCaacatttccttcttcccttaTGAGTCTCAG GTATTTACTCTCAACATCCCAGATGCATTCTACCGCTGCTACAGTCCAACTCTGGAAAAGACAAAGGATAAAGATGCTGTACTGCAAGTAATGGCTGAACAAATTGTTACCTTATGTGCCACACTAGATGAGAATCCAGGAGTACGATATAGAAG tgGACTATCTGATAGAGCCAGCAAACTTGCACAGCTTGTTGAAAAAGCTCTTGAAAACTACTACAGAACAGATGAGAAAAGTCAAATAAAG GCTAAAACCCACTCTCAACTAATAATAATTGATCGTGGCTTTGACCCTGTATCAACTGTACTCCATGAGCTCACCTTCCAGGCAATGGCATATGATCTGCTACCCATTGAAAATGATACTTACAA ATACAAAACAGAAGGCTCtggtgggaaggaaaaggaggcaaTTTTGGAGGAAGATGATGACCTGTGGGTGAAGATGCGGCACAAGCATATTGCAGATGTGATAGA agaaatacCAAAACTTCTGAAAGAAGCTTCatcaaaaacaaaagcagcagaaggaaag TTATCCATATCTGCTCTGTCCCAGTTGATGAAGAAGATGCCACTGTATCGTAAAGAGATTAGTAAG CAAGTTGTGCATCTTAACATAGCAGAAGATTGCATGAGCAAGTTCAAATCTAACATAGAAAGGCTCTGTAAAACTGAACAG gacTTGGCTCTTGGAACTGATGCAGAAGGTCAAACAGTAAAAGACTCCATGAGGGTCCTCCTTCCAGTTCTGCTTAACAAAAGTCATGACAGCCATGACAAAATCAGAGCTATTCTCCTGTATATCTTTAGCACAAATG GAACTACCCAGGAGAACTTGGACAAGCTGATCCAGAATGTACAAATAGAAAGTGATAGTGATATGATAAGAAATTGGAAATACCTTGATGTTCCTGTTATCTCTTCA TTTGTTGCTCAGCAGCATAAATATCCAAGAAGGGACCGCTCTAAAGAAGAAACCTTTCAGCTTTCTAGGTGGACTCCTGTTATCAAAGATGTTATGGAG GATGCTATAGAAAACAAATTAGATTCAAAAGACTGGCCTTATTGTTCCCGGTGTCCTCCCACTTGGAATGGTTCAGGAGCAGTGAG CGCACGCCAGAAACCTAGAGCGAGTTACAGGGAGGAGCGGAGGAGCAGCGCGAGGCTGATTATATTTGTGATTGGAGGAGTCACACACTCGGAGATGCGCAGCGCTTACGAAGTGTCTGAGGCCTACAAGTCCTGTGAAGTTGTTATTG TTTCCTCACAAACTTTTACATCTGCCTGTGCTTTACCTTCAGTGATACTTGCTACTCTCACTGCTTTTGGAAGTAGGAAAGCTGACAAACTAGTGCAAAATTGCTCACTTTGGAAGGAAGATAagtgttaa
- the STXBP3 gene encoding syntaxin-binding protein 3 isoform X2: protein MAPAVRGLKGFVWQKLKSAVFDDFRKEEEWKIMLLDDYTTKLLSMCCKMTDLLAEGITVVENVYKDREPVPHMKAIYLITPTKKSVDGLIDDFISKSSSRYKAAYVYFTDFCSDSLFNKIKSSCAKSIKRCKEINISFFPYESQVFTLNIPDAFYRCYSPTLEKTKDKDAVLQVMAEQIVTLCATLDENPGVRYRSGLSDRASKLAQLVEKALENYYRTDEKSQIKAKTHSQLIIIDRGFDPVSTVLHELTFQAMAYDLLPIENDTYKYKTEGSGGKEKEAILEEDDDLWVKMRHKHIADVIEEIPKLLKEASSKTKAAEGKLSISALSQLMKKMPLYRKEISKQVVHLNIAEDCMSKFKSNIERLCKTEQDLALGTDAEGQTVKDSMRVLLPVLLNKSHDSHDKIRAILLYIFSTNGTTQENLDKLIQNVQIESDSDMIRNWKYLDVPVISSFVAQQHKYPRRDRSKEETFQLSRWTPVIKDVMEDAIENKLDSKDWPYCSRCPPTWNGSGAVSARQKPRASYREERRSSARLIIFVIGGVTHSEMRSAYEVSEAYKSCEVVIGSTHILTPKRLLEEVKSLSKPKDMVCIKDE, encoded by the exons ATGGCGCCGGCGGTGCGGGGGCTGAAGGGCTTCGTGTGGCAGA AGCTAAAATCAGCAGTGTTTGATGACTttagaaaagaggaagaatggAAG ataATGCTTTTAGATGATTACACTACTAAATTACTGTCAATGTGCTGCAAAATGACTGATCTACTGGCAGAGGGTATCACAG TGGTGGAGAATGTGTATAAAGACCGTGAGCCTGTCCCACACATGAAAGCAATATATTTAATAACTCCCACCAAAAAG TCTGTAGATGGACTGATTGATGACTTCATCTCTAAATCATCCAGCAGATACAAAGCAGCATACGTGTATTTCACTGACT tttGTTCTGACAGCCTCTTCAATAAAATTAAGTCTTCATGTGCAAAATCAATAAAGAGATGCAAGGAGATCaacatttccttcttcccttaTGAGTCTCAG GTATTTACTCTCAACATCCCAGATGCATTCTACCGCTGCTACAGTCCAACTCTGGAAAAGACAAAGGATAAAGATGCTGTACTGCAAGTAATGGCTGAACAAATTGTTACCTTATGTGCCACACTAGATGAGAATCCAGGAGTACGATATAGAAG tgGACTATCTGATAGAGCCAGCAAACTTGCACAGCTTGTTGAAAAAGCTCTTGAAAACTACTACAGAACAGATGAGAAAAGTCAAATAAAG GCTAAAACCCACTCTCAACTAATAATAATTGATCGTGGCTTTGACCCTGTATCAACTGTACTCCATGAGCTCACCTTCCAGGCAATGGCATATGATCTGCTACCCATTGAAAATGATACTTACAA ATACAAAACAGAAGGCTCtggtgggaaggaaaaggaggcaaTTTTGGAGGAAGATGATGACCTGTGGGTGAAGATGCGGCACAAGCATATTGCAGATGTGATAGA agaaatacCAAAACTTCTGAAAGAAGCTTCatcaaaaacaaaagcagcagaaggaaag TTATCCATATCTGCTCTGTCCCAGTTGATGAAGAAGATGCCACTGTATCGTAAAGAGATTAGTAAG CAAGTTGTGCATCTTAACATAGCAGAAGATTGCATGAGCAAGTTCAAATCTAACATAGAAAGGCTCTGTAAAACTGAACAG gacTTGGCTCTTGGAACTGATGCAGAAGGTCAAACAGTAAAAGACTCCATGAGGGTCCTCCTTCCAGTTCTGCTTAACAAAAGTCATGACAGCCATGACAAAATCAGAGCTATTCTCCTGTATATCTTTAGCACAAATG GAACTACCCAGGAGAACTTGGACAAGCTGATCCAGAATGTACAAATAGAAAGTGATAGTGATATGATAAGAAATTGGAAATACCTTGATGTTCCTGTTATCTCTTCA TTTGTTGCTCAGCAGCATAAATATCCAAGAAGGGACCGCTCTAAAGAAGAAACCTTTCAGCTTTCTAGGTGGACTCCTGTTATCAAAGATGTTATGGAG GATGCTATAGAAAACAAATTAGATTCAAAAGACTGGCCTTATTGTTCCCGGTGTCCTCCCACTTGGAATGGTTCAGGAGCAGTGAG CGCACGCCAGAAACCTAGAGCGAGTTACAGGGAGGAGCGGAGGAGCAGCGCGAGGCTGATTATATTTGTGATTGGAGGAGTCACACACTCGGAGATGCGCAGCGCTTACGAAGTGTCTGAGGCCTACAAGTCCTGTGAAGTTGTTATTG GTTCTACTCATATTTTGACACCTAAAAGACTACTGGAGGAAGTGAAGAGCCTTAGTAAACCCAAGGATATGGTCTGCATTAAGGATGAATAG
- the STXBP3 gene encoding syntaxin-binding protein 3 isoform X5: MAPAVRGLKGFVWQKLKSAVFDDFRKEEEWKIMLLDDYTTKLLSMCCKMTDLLAEGITVVENVYKDREPVPHMKAIYLITPTKKSVDGLIDDFISKSSSRYKAAYVYFTDFCSDSLFNKIKSSCAKSIKRCKEINISFFPYESQVFTLNIPDAFYRCYSPTLEKTKDKDAVLQVMAEQIVTLCATLDENPGVRYRRYKTEGSGGKEKEAILEEDDDLWVKMRHKHIADVIEEIPKLLKEASSKTKAAEGKLSISALSQLMKKMPLYRKEISKQVVHLNIAEDCMSKFKSNIERLCKTEQDLALGTDAEGQTVKDSMRVLLPVLLNKSHDSHDKIRAILLYIFSTNGTTQENLDKLIQNVQIESDSDMIRNWKYLDVPVISSFVAQQHKYPRRDRSKEETFQLSRWTPVIKDVMEDAIENKLDSKDWPYCSRCPPTWNGSGAVSARQKPRASYREERRSSARLIIFVIGGVTHSEMRSAYEVSEAYKSCEVVIVSSQTFTSACALPSVILATLTAFGSRKADKLVQNCSLWKEDKC; the protein is encoded by the exons ATGGCGCCGGCGGTGCGGGGGCTGAAGGGCTTCGTGTGGCAGA AGCTAAAATCAGCAGTGTTTGATGACTttagaaaagaggaagaatggAAG ataATGCTTTTAGATGATTACACTACTAAATTACTGTCAATGTGCTGCAAAATGACTGATCTACTGGCAGAGGGTATCACAG TGGTGGAGAATGTGTATAAAGACCGTGAGCCTGTCCCACACATGAAAGCAATATATTTAATAACTCCCACCAAAAAG TCTGTAGATGGACTGATTGATGACTTCATCTCTAAATCATCCAGCAGATACAAAGCAGCATACGTGTATTTCACTGACT tttGTTCTGACAGCCTCTTCAATAAAATTAAGTCTTCATGTGCAAAATCAATAAAGAGATGCAAGGAGATCaacatttccttcttcccttaTGAGTCTCAG GTATTTACTCTCAACATCCCAGATGCATTCTACCGCTGCTACAGTCCAACTCTGGAAAAGACAAAGGATAAAGATGCTGTACTGCAAGTAATGGCTGAACAAATTGTTACCTTATGTGCCACACTAGATGAGAATCCAGGAGTACGATATAGAAG ATACAAAACAGAAGGCTCtggtgggaaggaaaaggaggcaaTTTTGGAGGAAGATGATGACCTGTGGGTGAAGATGCGGCACAAGCATATTGCAGATGTGATAGA agaaatacCAAAACTTCTGAAAGAAGCTTCatcaaaaacaaaagcagcagaaggaaag TTATCCATATCTGCTCTGTCCCAGTTGATGAAGAAGATGCCACTGTATCGTAAAGAGATTAGTAAG CAAGTTGTGCATCTTAACATAGCAGAAGATTGCATGAGCAAGTTCAAATCTAACATAGAAAGGCTCTGTAAAACTGAACAG gacTTGGCTCTTGGAACTGATGCAGAAGGTCAAACAGTAAAAGACTCCATGAGGGTCCTCCTTCCAGTTCTGCTTAACAAAAGTCATGACAGCCATGACAAAATCAGAGCTATTCTCCTGTATATCTTTAGCACAAATG GAACTACCCAGGAGAACTTGGACAAGCTGATCCAGAATGTACAAATAGAAAGTGATAGTGATATGATAAGAAATTGGAAATACCTTGATGTTCCTGTTATCTCTTCA TTTGTTGCTCAGCAGCATAAATATCCAAGAAGGGACCGCTCTAAAGAAGAAACCTTTCAGCTTTCTAGGTGGACTCCTGTTATCAAAGATGTTATGGAG GATGCTATAGAAAACAAATTAGATTCAAAAGACTGGCCTTATTGTTCCCGGTGTCCTCCCACTTGGAATGGTTCAGGAGCAGTGAG CGCACGCCAGAAACCTAGAGCGAGTTACAGGGAGGAGCGGAGGAGCAGCGCGAGGCTGATTATATTTGTGATTGGAGGAGTCACACACTCGGAGATGCGCAGCGCTTACGAAGTGTCTGAGGCCTACAAGTCCTGTGAAGTTGTTATTG TTTCCTCACAAACTTTTACATCTGCCTGTGCTTTACCTTCAGTGATACTTGCTACTCTCACTGCTTTTGGAAGTAGGAAAGCTGACAAACTAGTGCAAAATTGCTCACTTTGGAAGGAAGATAagtgttaa
- the STXBP3 gene encoding syntaxin-binding protein 3 isoform X4: MEVVENVYKDREPVPHMKAIYLITPTKKSVDGLIDDFISKSSSRYKAAYVYFTDFCSDSLFNKIKSSCAKSIKRCKEINISFFPYESQVFTLNIPDAFYRCYSPTLEKTKDKDAVLQVMAEQIVTLCATLDENPGVRYRSGLSDRASKLAQLVEKALENYYRTDEKSQIKAKTHSQLIIIDRGFDPVSTVLHELTFQAMAYDLLPIENDTYKYKTEGSGGKEKEAILEEDDDLWVKMRHKHIADVIEEIPKLLKEASSKTKAAEGKLSISALSQLMKKMPLYRKEISKQVVHLNIAEDCMSKFKSNIERLCKTEQDLALGTDAEGQTVKDSMRVLLPVLLNKSHDSHDKIRAILLYIFSTNGTTQENLDKLIQNVQIESDSDMIRNWKYLDVPVISSFVAQQHKYPRRDRSKEETFQLSRWTPVIKDVMEDAIENKLDSKDWPYCSRCPPTWNGSGAVSARQKPRASYREERRSSARLIIFVIGGVTHSEMRSAYEVSEAYKSCEVVIVSSQTFTSACALPSVILATLTAFGSRKADKLVQNCSLWKEDKC; the protein is encoded by the exons atggAAG TGGTGGAGAATGTGTATAAAGACCGTGAGCCTGTCCCACACATGAAAGCAATATATTTAATAACTCCCACCAAAAAG TCTGTAGATGGACTGATTGATGACTTCATCTCTAAATCATCCAGCAGATACAAAGCAGCATACGTGTATTTCACTGACT tttGTTCTGACAGCCTCTTCAATAAAATTAAGTCTTCATGTGCAAAATCAATAAAGAGATGCAAGGAGATCaacatttccttcttcccttaTGAGTCTCAG GTATTTACTCTCAACATCCCAGATGCATTCTACCGCTGCTACAGTCCAACTCTGGAAAAGACAAAGGATAAAGATGCTGTACTGCAAGTAATGGCTGAACAAATTGTTACCTTATGTGCCACACTAGATGAGAATCCAGGAGTACGATATAGAAG tgGACTATCTGATAGAGCCAGCAAACTTGCACAGCTTGTTGAAAAAGCTCTTGAAAACTACTACAGAACAGATGAGAAAAGTCAAATAAAG GCTAAAACCCACTCTCAACTAATAATAATTGATCGTGGCTTTGACCCTGTATCAACTGTACTCCATGAGCTCACCTTCCAGGCAATGGCATATGATCTGCTACCCATTGAAAATGATACTTACAA ATACAAAACAGAAGGCTCtggtgggaaggaaaaggaggcaaTTTTGGAGGAAGATGATGACCTGTGGGTGAAGATGCGGCACAAGCATATTGCAGATGTGATAGA agaaatacCAAAACTTCTGAAAGAAGCTTCatcaaaaacaaaagcagcagaaggaaag TTATCCATATCTGCTCTGTCCCAGTTGATGAAGAAGATGCCACTGTATCGTAAAGAGATTAGTAAG CAAGTTGTGCATCTTAACATAGCAGAAGATTGCATGAGCAAGTTCAAATCTAACATAGAAAGGCTCTGTAAAACTGAACAG gacTTGGCTCTTGGAACTGATGCAGAAGGTCAAACAGTAAAAGACTCCATGAGGGTCCTCCTTCCAGTTCTGCTTAACAAAAGTCATGACAGCCATGACAAAATCAGAGCTATTCTCCTGTATATCTTTAGCACAAATG GAACTACCCAGGAGAACTTGGACAAGCTGATCCAGAATGTACAAATAGAAAGTGATAGTGATATGATAAGAAATTGGAAATACCTTGATGTTCCTGTTATCTCTTCA TTTGTTGCTCAGCAGCATAAATATCCAAGAAGGGACCGCTCTAAAGAAGAAACCTTTCAGCTTTCTAGGTGGACTCCTGTTATCAAAGATGTTATGGAG GATGCTATAGAAAACAAATTAGATTCAAAAGACTGGCCTTATTGTTCCCGGTGTCCTCCCACTTGGAATGGTTCAGGAGCAGTGAG CGCACGCCAGAAACCTAGAGCGAGTTACAGGGAGGAGCGGAGGAGCAGCGCGAGGCTGATTATATTTGTGATTGGAGGAGTCACACACTCGGAGATGCGCAGCGCTTACGAAGTGTCTGAGGCCTACAAGTCCTGTGAAGTTGTTATTG TTTCCTCACAAACTTTTACATCTGCCTGTGCTTTACCTTCAGTGATACTTGCTACTCTCACTGCTTTTGGAAGTAGGAAAGCTGACAAACTAGTGCAAAATTGCTCACTTTGGAAGGAAGATAagtgttaa